The sequence aacttagcaagaccctgtctcaaaataaaaaaataaaaagggttggggcgcagctcagtggtagagcacttacctaacatacgtggggccctgggttccatccccagtactgtatgtattttatttagacggtctcacggagttgcttagcgcctcactgagtcactgaggctgacttttgaacttgcgatcctcctgcctcagctaggagtgtttctttcttctgaattttcatATGTAAGTCTCAGCACTGAAACTTCTCTCTTATCACTTTTAGTATTCTGCCGAGAAACTGAGCAAAAGTGGCCATTTGTTCCCTTTGGAGGTCAGTGGTAAGTGTCGTAGAAGCCCTGACAGGGAGCAGGGTGGGACCAGGAGGGGTCTCGGGAGCTGAGACTGTTTCAGAGCAAGGCCCAGGGGAGCCTTCACGTCCTCTGCACGGGCTGGGAAGGTCGCTGTTGGGCCAGTGATCCGAGTGGTCTGTGAGCATGGGCCAGGGTCAGGGCTCAGCGAGGCCTCTGCCTTCTCTGCTGGCAGCAGTGTGGGTGGGAGTCAAGGGGCTGCCTGGCCCTTTCTGGGAGGTACCAGGCCCTCATGGCATCTTGTGGTCCCTAGAGGAAGAGCGGGCGTTGCCCATGGCCTTTACCGCCGTCGGCCATGGTGCACACTGTTTGGTTGTGTGCTTGGGGACGGCCATGCTGTGGAGTGCCTGGGTCTTCCTTGGGCTCGCCCGTGCTGCCCACATGTACCCTTCAACCACGGGAGCCAACGCCCAAGCCTGGGGGTCTGTTTCTGAGAAGTGGCTCTGGGGAGTCCCAGCCTGAGAGGCTggcaggggacagagggagaACATTTTGCTGGCACAGGTGTCTCAGTGAAACGAGAGTGAGCACAGAGCTGGGCTTCCTTTCAGGGGTGCTCTGTGGGGAATGTGAACTCACCTCCTTAAGTCCAGGTTACCCGCTTAGAGTGGAGTTAGCCCCACAGCTGGCCTTCAGGGACGGAGACTGTCCAGGAGCCTGGGGTCAGCATAGGTGGGGCCAGTGCTGACGGCATGGCTGGTGGCATCTGCTCCACCATGTGCTCTCCTTGTGCCACCTCCTGTCCCTCTGCTGTGGCTGCATCCCTCAGGGTAGAGctggggcaggcaggcagcagggcAGGTCTTGGCTTGTGTCGGGGTTGCTTGGACCCTGCCTGCTCACCTTCTCTCCTGCCCTTCGTGTCTCCTCAGTGGACAGGAGCCCCTGGAAGGCTTTCCACACAGGACGGCCAGTTGGGAGCCAGGTGGCCGTGGGGCCTGTTTGCCCCTTCCTGCCAGGCCCCTGTGGCGGGGCTCACACCGGGGGTCTTCAGTGGCGGCCGGAGTCCCCCGGCCCCTGCGCAGGCCTGGGTGTGGGCAGTGCTCTGGACCTCTCTGAGAACACAGGGCCGCCTGCAGCACCACCGACCAAGCGACACTGCCGGTCCCTGTCCGAGCCAGAGGAGCTGGTGCGCTGCCGGTCCCCATGGCGCCCCAGCGGCTCTCGGGTCTGGACACCAGTCTCCAAGAGGCGATGCAACAGCGGTGGGAGTGCCACGCTGCAGCGCTGCGGCCCTGGGAGCTCCGCCCCGCCGCGAAGCccaggagcaggcctgcccaggaGCCCCGTGTTGCCCACCGACCCCACCTCGCCCCTGGCACCCCGGCCAGCCTCGGCCAGCAGCGGCTTCGTGGACAGCAGCGAAGGCAGCTCCGGTTCAGGCCTGCCATGGTGTGCGGCAGggccctgccccctctcctcAAGGCGCCGCCTGTCCCTCTCGCAGGAGCACCTTGTGGACGTGGGCACCCGCCTCCCTTCGGCCAGCAGCACCCCCACGTCCACGCCTGAGCTGGGCCGGCGCCACGGCCTGCTGCGGTGCCGCTCACAGCCGTGCGTGCTCAGCGGGAGGAGGAGCCGGCGCAAGCGGAGGCGTGAGGAAGATGCCAGGTGGACGCGCCCGTCTTTGGACTTACTGAAAATGACACGGGTGAGCCTCGCCGTCAGTTCTGTGCTCAGCGAGCCGAGCCCCGGTGGGCAGGGCGCAGGGTGCTTGTGCAGGCTCGCCGCGCTGCCTCCTTCTGAGTCATGCTGCGCGGGGCGAGCCTGGGCCGGAGCACCGCCCGTGGATTGGAGTCCAGCTGTGAGTGATGGTGGCCCTGTCCCCAGCTCCAGAGCACCTGTGGTCACTCCGGGGCAGAGCCTACACACTGGCCCTGGGGGCAGAGGGAGCTGGGAGGAGCACAGGAGGATCTCCAGCCCAGTGGGCTCTCTGCTGGGACCCTGCTGCATCTTCCAGGGCAGCAGTTGCCCGGGAGGTGAGAAGCCACCACTCGGGAGCTGCTCTAAGCCCTGGGCCCCTCAGCCCGCGTGAGGCAGTGGGCGTTGGAGCCACTGGTTTGTCTGCAGGTGACTCAGTGCAGCAGCAGCTGGTGGGTCTGCAGGTGACTcagtgcagcagcagcagctggttTGTCTGCAGGTGACTCAGTGCAGCAGCAGCTGGTGGGTCTGCAGGTGACTCAGTGCAGCAGCAGCTGGTGGGTAGTGCCCACGCGTGCCCGGGATAT comes from Sciurus carolinensis chromosome 10, mSciCar1.2, whole genome shotgun sequence and encodes:
- the Fam53a gene encoding protein FAM53A isoform X3, whose protein sequence is MVTLITEKLQNQSLDDLTCKACEAGPYSAEKLSKSGHLFPLEVSVDRSPWKAFHTGRPVGSQVAVGPVCPFLPGPCGGAHTGGLQWRPESPGPCAGLGVGSALDLSENTGPPAAPPTKRHCRSLSEPEELVRCRSPWRPSGSRVWTPVSKRRCNSGGSATLQRCGPGSSAPPRSPGAGLPRSPVLPTDPTSPLAPRPASASSGFVDSSEGSSGSGLPWCAAGPCPLSSRRRLSLSQEHLVDVGTRLPSASSTPTSTPELGRRHGLLRCRSQPCVLSGRRSRRKRRREEDARWTRPSLDLLKMTRPVHFLLQTLKNSKSLCSLDCEDDDEDDAQAKTVVSSPCGSQGLVGSGTPGSSPRAPGPCPASSWGCREPVAGAGEGGSSGDPSDWDSAGEEGIFPLDHGDLDLEQIENN
- the Fam53a gene encoding protein FAM53A isoform X7; amino-acid sequence: MVTLITEKLQNQSLDDLTCKACEAGPYSAEKLSKSGHLFPLEVSVDRSPWKAFHTGRPVGSQVAVGPVCPFLPGPCGGAHTGGLQWRPESPGPCAGLGVGSALDLSENTGPPAAPPTKRHCRSLSEPEELVRCRSPWRPSGSRVWTPVSKRRCNSGGSATLQRCGPGSSAPPRSPGAGLPRSPVLPTDPTSPLAPRPASASSGFVDSSEGSSGSGLPWCAAGPCPLSSRRRLSLSQEHLVDVGTRLPSASSTPTSTPELGRRHGLLRCRSQPCVLSGRRSRRKRRREEDARWTRPSLDLLKMTRDLEENLEQPGAPHSGCQRTCPGNAHSQCLWRRREEEEVLGCVLPN
- the Fam53a gene encoding protein FAM53A isoform X6; amino-acid sequence: MVTLITEKLQNQSLDDLTCKACEAGPYSAEKLSKSGHLFPLEVSVDRSPWKAFHTGRPVGSQVAVGPVCPFLPGPCGGAHTGGLQWRPESPGPCAGLGVGSALDLSENTGPPAAPPTKRHCRSLSEPEELVRCRSPWRPSGSRVWTPVSKRRCNSGGSATLQRCGPGSSAPPRSPGAGLPRSPVLPTDPTSPLAPRPASASSGFVDSSEGSSGSGLPWCAAGPCPLSSRRRLSLSQEHLVDVGTRLPSASSTPTSTPELGRRHGLLRCRSQPCVLSGRRSRRKRRREEDARWTRPSLDLLKMTRDLEENLEQPGAPHSGCQRTCPGNAHSQCLWRRREEEEAASASAREPLSLRPYPPWLGGRAWAASIQPPAVKF
- the Fam53a gene encoding protein FAM53A isoform X1 yields the protein MVTLITEKLQNQSLDDLTCKACEAGPYSAEKLSKSGHLFPLEVSVDRSPWKAFHTGRPVGSQVAVGPVCPFLPGPCGGAHTGGLQWRPESPGPCAGLGVGSALDLSENTGPPAAPPTKRHCRSLSEPEELVRCRSPWRPSGSRVWTPVSKRRCNSGGSATLQRCGPGSSAPPRSPGAGLPRSPVLPTDPTSPLAPRPASASSGFVDSSEGSSGSGLPWCAAGPCPLSSRRRLSLSQEHLVDVGTRLPSASSTPTSTPELGRRHGLLRCRSQPCVLSGRRSRRKRRREEDARWTRPSLDLLKMTRDLEENLEQPGAPHSGCQRTCPGNAHSQCLWRRREEEEGSLEDSSCLLWGAESPDSQVVTPSAESWGDGACWAAGTSSGHTELLSKPGRPVCMACGYQEGRSGVGLQWGAVGWCLPALEVARAGHVDGLGTVMLWRYFRHSGPLGTEKVGVAGVVLGQGAGRGGLTVAWESPTRHGQRQGLTGQVPRYEGMGRQGLGGAELRLST
- the Fam53a gene encoding protein FAM53A isoform X2; the protein is MVTLITEKLQNQSLDDLTCKACEAGPYSAEKLSKSGHLFPLEVSVDRSPWKAFHTGRPVGSQVAVGPVCPFLPGPCGGAHTGGLQWRPESPGPCAGLGVGSALDLSENTGPPAAPPTKRHCRSLSEPEELVRCRSPWRPSGSRVWTPVSKRRCNSGGSATLQRCGPGSSAPPRSPGAGLPRSPVLPTDPTSPLAPRPASASSGFVDSSEGSSGSGLPWCAAGPCPLSSRRRLSLSQEHLVDVGTRLPSASSTPTSTPELGRRHGLLRCRSQPCVLSGRRSRRKRRREEDARWTRPSLDLLKMTRDLEENLEQPGAPHSGCQRTCPGNAHSQCLWRRREEEEDFKKLKEPLLPGLRGRRRGRRPGEDRRVLPVWLSGPRGQRHSRLQPQGSRALPRQLLGLQGARGWCGRGREQRGPQ
- the Fam53a gene encoding protein FAM53A isoform X5, translating into MVTLITEKLQNQSLDDLTCKACEAGPYSAEKLSKSGHLFPLEVSVDRSPWKAFHTGRPVGSQVAVGPVCPFLPGPCGGAHTGGLQWRPESPGPCAGLGVGSALDLSENTGPPAAPPTKRHCRSLSEPEELVRCRSPWRPSGSRVWTPVSKRRCNSGGSATLQRCGPGSSAPPRSPGAGLPRSPVLPTDPTSPLAPRPASASSGFVDSSEGSSGSGLPWCAAGPCPLSSRRRLSLSQEHLVDVGTRLPSASSTPTSTPELGRRHGLLRCRSQPCVLSGRRSRRKRRREEDARWTRPSLDLLKMTRDLEENLEQPGAPHSGCQRTCPGNAHSQCLWRRREEEEEPHQPSSPSEGAGGLPAYLGSHVCPHSCVSQSHRRSGDLALLRT
- the Fam53a gene encoding protein FAM53A isoform X4; protein product: MVTLITEKLQNQSLDDLTCKACEAGPYSAEKLSKSGHLFPLEVSVDRSPWKAFHTGRPVGSQVAVGPVCPFLPGPCGGAHTGGLQWRPESPGPCAGLGVGSALDLSENTGPPAAPPTKRHCRSLSEPEELVRCRSPWRPSGSRVWTPVSKRRCNSGGSATLQRCGPGSSAPPRSPGAGLPRSPVLPTDPTSPLAPRPASASSGFVDSSEGSSGSGLPWCAAGPCPLSSRRRLSLSQEHLVDVGTRLPSASSTPTSTPELGRRHGLLRCRSQPCVLSGRRSRRKRRREEDARWTRPSLDLLKMTRTLKNSKSLCSLDCEDDDEDDAQAKTVVSSPCGSQGLVGSGTPGSSPRAPGPCPASSWGCREPVAGAGEGGSSGDPSDWDSAGEEGIFPLDHGDLDLEQIENN